A stretch of Kyrpidia spormannii DNA encodes these proteins:
- the rpsS gene encoding 30S ribosomal protein S19 → MGRSLKKGPFCDAYLLKKIEEMNAKGEKKVIKTWSRRSTIFPQFVGHTLAVHDGRKHVPVYITEDMVGHKLGEFAPTRTYKGHAGDEKSSRSR, encoded by the coding sequence ATGGGGCGGTCCTTAAAGAAAGGTCCTTTTTGCGACGCGTATCTCCTGAAGAAGATCGAGGAGATGAACGCGAAAGGGGAGAAGAAGGTCATCAAAACCTGGTCCCGGCGGTCGACCATTTTTCCACAATTCGTAGGCCACACCCTCGCGGTGCACGACGGCCGCAAGCATGTGCCGGTGTACATTACCGAGGACATGGTCGGCCATAAGCTGGGAGAATTTGCGCCGACCAGGACGTACAAGGGACATGCAGGAGACGAAAAGTCGTCCCGCAGTCGGTAA
- the rplV gene encoding 50S ribosomal protein L22 — MEATAVARYIRISPRKARLVVDLIRGKSVGEALAILKHTPKAASPVVEKVLRSAVANAEHNYDMDVERLYISKICVDPGPTLKRFQPHAQGRAFPIHKRTSHITVVVSEKKEG, encoded by the coding sequence ATGGAAGCGACAGCAGTGGCGAGGTATATTCGTATCTCGCCGCGCAAAGCCCGCCTCGTTGTGGATCTGATCCGCGGAAAGTCGGTGGGCGAAGCGCTGGCAATTCTGAAGCACACCCCCAAGGCGGCCTCGCCGGTGGTGGAAAAAGTGCTCCGCTCGGCCGTAGCCAATGCCGAACACAATTACGACATGGACGTCGAGCGGCTGTATATCAGCAAAATCTGCGTCGATCCAGGCCCCACGTTAAAGCGGTTTCAGCCGCACGCCCAAGGTCGTGCTTTTCCGATTCACAAGCGCACGAGCCACATCACAGTGGTCGTCAGTGAGAAAAAGGAGGGATAG